A stretch of Acidovorax sp. RAC01 DNA encodes these proteins:
- a CDS encoding TonB-dependent receptor has protein sequence MLPLGALMLAASMGAMAQGTTPEATLSTVTVKESAQVQGKDTLLIKQTTVGKGKQDIKDIPQSVTVFTEKLMNDRNQDDFREVLRTTAGVTFLAGETGEEDVRLRGFSLGQAGDIYIDGMKDAPLIERDTFNQDRVEVLKGSASMLFGKGSTGGVVNQVNKYPLLIDQHEAGYTFGTGNYHRATGDFNFLTGENQAFRLNAMVQEADNYGAKQDKRGIAPTYAWGIGTRDEFSIGLYYLEAKGRPIYNHPWRLSPDGKINTPLPARNFYGLESDYNNTSSQYATLGHIHRFGDGGELNTRLRYGSYKRDMLASTIGFQNSAITLDQINDSTVLTRGSKGRIGESDVLQVQSDYSNTFSWGGRKHAILSGVDYYDDDAKRNQNYANTATRPTTTVGTPDNGASVVDARAPVQWNTFKSRNLGLYVQDTLSITDTVKVVAGLRYDNFKAAYRNAAGNLSNERSDSLFSPRLGVIWQPDELSSYYASYGTSYNTSGDTYQFANPGTTTARAANTPPEKSRNIEIGSKFELFERRALLGVAMFYSEKYNERNTDPDTAAAQELLSGKRHATGMEFNLAGRLTPKWEVFFNHTWIPSAKIDRSNVVRNATGTGAQLQGDRPGLTPKHSGSLWSTYAITSKLRAGAGLTYRGKQAPEGQRTYYASGFATVDAMVEYAFDDKTSLKLNVSNLTDRVYADALYRGFYTPGAPRTVQMTLKTRF, from the coding sequence CGCACTGATGCTCGCGGCATCCATGGGCGCCATGGCGCAAGGCACCACGCCCGAAGCCACCCTTTCGACCGTCACCGTCAAGGAGTCGGCCCAGGTGCAGGGCAAGGACACCCTGCTCATCAAGCAGACCACCGTGGGCAAGGGAAAGCAGGACATCAAGGACATCCCGCAGTCGGTCACTGTTTTCACCGAAAAGCTGATGAACGACCGCAACCAGGATGACTTTCGCGAGGTGCTGCGCACCACCGCTGGCGTCACATTCCTGGCGGGTGAAACGGGCGAAGAGGACGTGCGCCTGCGCGGCTTCTCCCTGGGCCAGGCCGGAGACATATACATCGACGGCATGAAGGATGCCCCCCTGATCGAGCGCGACACCTTCAACCAGGACCGCGTCGAAGTCCTCAAGGGCTCGGCTTCCATGCTGTTCGGCAAGGGCTCCACCGGTGGTGTGGTCAACCAGGTCAACAAGTACCCCTTGCTGATCGACCAGCACGAGGCGGGCTACACCTTCGGCACGGGCAACTACCACAGGGCCACGGGCGACTTCAACTTCCTGACCGGCGAAAACCAGGCCTTCCGCCTGAACGCCATGGTGCAGGAGGCCGACAACTACGGCGCCAAACAGGACAAGCGCGGCATTGCGCCGACCTACGCGTGGGGTATCGGCACGCGCGACGAGTTCTCGATCGGGCTGTACTACCTGGAGGCCAAGGGCCGCCCCATCTACAACCACCCGTGGCGTCTTTCGCCCGACGGCAAGATCAACACGCCGCTGCCTGCGCGCAACTTCTACGGCCTGGAGAGCGACTACAACAACACCTCGTCGCAGTACGCCACGCTCGGGCACATCCACCGTTTTGGCGATGGCGGCGAACTGAACACGCGCCTGCGCTACGGCAGCTACAAGCGCGACATGCTCGCCAGCACGATCGGTTTCCAGAACAGCGCCATCACGCTCGACCAGATCAATGACAGCACTGTGCTGACACGCGGCTCCAAGGGCCGCATTGGCGAAAGCGACGTGCTGCAGGTGCAAAGCGACTACTCCAATACCTTCAGCTGGGGCGGGCGCAAACACGCCATCCTGAGCGGTGTGGACTACTACGACGACGACGCCAAGCGCAACCAGAACTACGCCAATACCGCCACGCGGCCCACCACCACCGTGGGCACGCCGGACAACGGCGCATCGGTGGTGGACGCGCGTGCACCGGTGCAATGGAACACCTTCAAGTCGCGCAACCTGGGCCTGTATGTGCAGGACACCCTGTCGATCACCGACACCGTCAAGGTCGTCGCTGGCCTGCGCTATGACAACTTCAAGGCTGCGTACCGCAATGCCGCCGGCAACCTGAGCAACGAACGCTCCGACAGCCTGTTCAGCCCCCGCCTGGGCGTGATCTGGCAGCCTGACGAACTGTCTTCGTACTACGCGTCGTACGGCACCTCGTACAACACGTCGGGCGACACGTACCAGTTTGCCAACCCGGGCACCACCACCGCCCGCGCCGCCAACACACCGCCCGAGAAGAGCCGCAACATCGAAATCGGCAGCAAGTTCGAACTGTTCGAGCGCCGTGCGCTGCTGGGCGTGGCGATGTTCTACAGCGAGAAATACAACGAGCGCAACACCGACCCCGACACAGCGGCCGCACAGGAGCTGCTGTCGGGCAAGCGCCACGCCACCGGCATGGAGTTCAACCTGGCCGGCCGCCTCACGCCGAAGTGGGAAGTGTTCTTCAACCACACCTGGATCCCGAGCGCCAAGATCGACCGCAGCAACGTGGTGCGCAACGCCACCGGCACCGGCGCACAGCTGCAGGGCGACCGTCCGGGCCTGACCCCCAAGCACAGCGGCAGCCTCTGGAGCACCTACGCCATCACGTCCAAGCTGCGCGCCGGTGCAGGCCTCACCTACCGCGGCAAGCAGGCGCCCGAAGGCCAGCGCACGTACTACGCCAGCGGCTTTGCCACCGTGGATGCCATGGTCGAGTACGCGTTTGACGACAAGACCTCGCTCAAGCTCAACGTGAGCAACCTGACCGACCGGGTCTACGCGGATGCGCTGTACCGCGGCTTCTACACCCCCGGCGCGCCGCGCACGGTGCAGATGACGCTCAAGACGCGCTTCTGA